In Methylomonas sp. MK1, the following are encoded in one genomic region:
- a CDS encoding class I SAM-dependent methyltransferase, producing the protein MAISGNEDREYAVSWPDYELLDAGDGKKLERWGEVITIRPEIQAQSKPGWSWLEWQDRAHWEFVELSSTQGSWKSLKPNSPDHWQIAYEQLQFGLKLTKFKHVGLFPEQQANWKFIAEHLQPGQKMLNLFAYTGAASLVARANGAEVVHVDSVKQMLDWANDNMARSGLTDIKWVLEDALKFAKRELKRGNHYDGIIMDPPAWGLGAKGEKWKLENQLAELIETARGLMNPGGFLILNTYSPKVELADLANTAAPCFAKNQIEIKQLWMQSKTGKALFYGNLLRAIA; encoded by the coding sequence GTGGCAATTTCTGGAAATGAAGATCGGGAATACGCGGTTAGCTGGCCCGATTACGAGTTACTGGATGCCGGTGACGGTAAAAAACTGGAGCGCTGGGGCGAGGTGATAACCATCCGTCCGGAGATTCAAGCGCAGTCCAAGCCGGGTTGGTCATGGCTAGAATGGCAGGACAGGGCGCATTGGGAGTTTGTAGAGCTATCATCCACCCAAGGTAGCTGGAAAAGTCTGAAGCCGAATTCACCGGACCACTGGCAAATTGCCTATGAGCAATTGCAGTTTGGCTTGAAACTCACCAAATTTAAACATGTCGGCTTATTTCCGGAGCAGCAGGCTAACTGGAAGTTTATCGCTGAACATTTGCAGCCAGGGCAAAAAATGTTGAATCTGTTTGCTTATACCGGCGCGGCCTCGTTGGTGGCGCGGGCGAATGGCGCGGAGGTGGTGCATGTGGATTCAGTCAAGCAGATGTTGGATTGGGCCAACGACAACATGGCGCGCAGCGGGCTGACCGACATTAAATGGGTACTGGAAGATGCCTTGAAATTTGCCAAGCGCGAATTGAAACGCGGTAACCATTACGACGGCATCATCATGGACCCGCCGGCCTGGGGTTTGGGGGCCAAGGGCGAAAAATGGAAACTGGAAAATCAGCTGGCCGAGTTGATCGAAACGGCGCGCGGCTTGATGAATCCCGGCGGGTTTCTAATTCTGAATACTTACTCGCCGAAAGTGGAATTGGCGGATTTGGCCAACACCGCCGCCCCATGCTTTGCTAAAAACCAAATCGAAATAAAACAGCTCTGGATGCAGAGCAAAACCGGCAAGGCCTTGTTTTACGGGAATTTGTTGCGGGCGATAGCTTAA
- the ygiD gene encoding 4,5-DOPA dioxygenase extradiol, which yields MNSAKPDNRNLPRMPALFIGHGSPLNAIEESEFSRAWAALGQSLPRPKAILSVSAHWQTKGTWITAMPQPRTIHDFYGFPQALFDFAYPAPGSPDLATKIQSEMPDVQLDQNWGLDHGTWSILCHLYPDADIPVLQLSLDSNKLPEEHYQLGKALRWLRDEGVLIVGSGNIVHNLQAAIWRDTAHDWAVTFAERVKQLLIDGDHRAVIKYRELSDATLAIPTDEHFLPLLYLLGLQDEGDKLSFLTDKTTLGAIAMLSVQLG from the coding sequence ATGAATTCGGCCAAGCCTGACAACCGCAACTTGCCAAGGATGCCGGCCTTATTCATCGGTCACGGCAGCCCGTTGAATGCGATTGAAGAGAGCGAATTCAGTCGAGCTTGGGCGGCGCTGGGACAAAGCCTGCCCAGGCCCAAGGCCATTTTATCTGTCTCCGCACACTGGCAAACCAAGGGTACTTGGATTACCGCGATGCCGCAGCCCCGGACCATCCACGACTTTTACGGCTTTCCGCAAGCCTTATTCGATTTTGCCTATCCGGCGCCGGGCAGTCCGGATTTGGCTACAAAAATTCAGTCTGAGATGCCAGACGTCCAACTCGATCAGAACTGGGGCTTGGATCATGGCACCTGGTCGATTTTGTGCCATCTGTATCCAGACGCAGATATTCCAGTGTTGCAACTCAGTCTGGATAGCAATAAGTTGCCGGAAGAACACTATCAACTGGGCAAAGCCTTGCGCTGGCTGCGCGATGAAGGTGTTTTGATCGTCGGCAGCGGCAACATCGTGCATAACTTGCAGGCAGCGATTTGGCGGGATACTGCCCATGACTGGGCCGTAACGTTTGCCGAACGGGTTAAACAGCTGCTTATCGATGGCGATCACCGCGCTGTAATCAAATACCGCGAGTTAAGCGATGCAACTTTGGCTATTCCTACGGACGAGCATTTTCTGCCCTTGCTGTACCTCCTGGGTTTGCAAGACGAGGGCGATAAGCTGAGTTTTTTAACCGACAAAACCACGCTGGGCGCCATAGCCATGTTATCTGTCCAATTAGGTTAA
- a CDS encoding pirin family protein: MNTETVKTDVVQHSRAIEQLVVGHATSDGAGVKLTRVLGQALQQRLDPFLMLDAFGSDKPNDYIAGFPNHPHRGFETLTYLIAGRMRHSDNAGHQGLLETGGIQWMTAGRGIIHSEMPEQKDGLLEGFQLWINLPAAEKMQSAGYKDVQSEQIPEFVTADGVKVRVIAGSSHGAAGAIQRPDTEPLFLDVHIPAGASFSQSLPVGHNAFFYVYHGEVAVAERAVSAQRMGVLNNDTVADGVILQAKQDSRLILVAGAPLREPIVQHGPFVMNTREQIEQAIDDYQAGRFNAAA, translated from the coding sequence ATGAACACAGAAACAGTTAAAACCGATGTGGTTCAGCATTCGCGCGCTATCGAACAACTGGTGGTGGGGCACGCGACTTCGGACGGCGCCGGCGTGAAATTGACCAGGGTGTTGGGTCAGGCTTTACAGCAACGTCTCGATCCGTTTTTGATGCTGGATGCCTTCGGCAGCGATAAACCTAACGATTACATCGCCGGCTTTCCGAACCATCCGCATCGGGGTTTCGAGACTTTGACCTATTTGATTGCCGGGCGGATGCGGCATAGCGACAATGCCGGTCATCAAGGCTTGTTGGAAACCGGCGGCATTCAATGGATGACCGCCGGGCGCGGGATTATTCACTCGGAAATGCCCGAGCAAAAAGACGGCTTGCTGGAAGGCTTTCAGTTGTGGATCAATCTGCCTGCCGCCGAGAAGATGCAGTCGGCGGGTTACAAAGACGTGCAAAGCGAGCAGATTCCGGAATTTGTCACGGCTGACGGCGTCAAGGTGCGGGTGATAGCCGGCAGTAGCCATGGCGCAGCGGGGGCGATTCAACGGCCTGATACCGAACCGCTGTTTCTGGATGTGCATATACCGGCTGGCGCTAGTTTCAGTCAGTCTCTGCCCGTTGGCCATAACGCTTTTTTCTATGTGTATCACGGCGAAGTGGCTGTGGCCGAGCGGGCGGTTTCCGCGCAACGCATGGGCGTTTTGAACAACGATACGGTGGCGGATGGGGTGATCTTGCAAGCCAAGCAAGACAGCCGCTTGATATTGGTGGCTGGCGCGCCGCTACGCGAGCCTATCGTGCAACACGGGCCGTTTGTGATGAATACCCGCGAGCAGATTGAGCAAGCCATAGACGATTACCAGGCCGGTCGCTTTAACGCAGCCGCTTAG
- a CDS encoding FMN-dependent NADH-azoreductase: MNILQINSSIRAENAYSSRLADNLVAGLRQQAPGAQLTVRDLAKTPHPLLDEAALIALSTPAGQRSPVQAQRVALDDALIAEIQQADIVVLTAPMYNFGIPAQLKAWIDAIARARVTFQYTENGVEGLLKNKQVYVIQTAGGKHSGTETDSQSAYLRTVLGFLGMTDVTFVYAENLAKGDAAEQLALQAAASQIAALAA, from the coding sequence ATGAACATTCTGCAAATTAACTCCAGCATCCGCGCCGAAAACGCGTATTCCAGCCGCCTGGCCGACAATTTGGTTGCCGGTTTACGCCAGCAAGCACCGGGTGCGCAATTGACCGTGCGCGACTTGGCGAAAACTCCGCATCCATTGCTCGATGAAGCGGCTTTGATTGCGTTGAGCACGCCCGCCGGACAGCGTAGCCCTGTACAAGCACAACGGGTAGCGCTGGACGACGCGTTAATTGCCGAAATTCAACAAGCCGACATCGTGGTGTTGACTGCGCCGATGTATAACTTCGGCATTCCGGCACAATTGAAAGCCTGGATAGACGCTATCGCCCGCGCCAGAGTGACGTTTCAATACACTGAAAACGGCGTGGAAGGCTTGCTGAAAAACAAACAGGTGTATGTCATCCAAACCGCCGGCGGCAAACACAGCGGCACCGAGACGGATAGTCAAAGTGCTTATTTACGCACCGTCCTGGGATTTTTGGGTATGACCGATGTCACCTTTGTTTATGCGGAAAATTTGGCGAAGGGCGACGCCGCCGAGCAACTTGCCCTGCAAGCCGCCGCCAGCCAAATCGCCGCGTTGGCAGCCTGA
- a CDS encoding LysR family transcriptional regulator, which translates to MQIEPNDLWLFAKIADAGSFSKAGELLGLPKSTLSRRISNLEKQLGERLLQRTTRQLNLTEFGLRLLQHGRQVGEEIEAAMALAQHRQIQPSGVLRISMPNDFANLFLAPLLAKFSDTYPAIALEIDLSARRVDLLSESIDLAIRMGDLPDDATLTAKRLNLQTWGLYASQAYLHKRGTPKHPEELLAHDALSLLAGNREAPAWRLTRGEQQWLGMPPVRIKANSPELLVKLAMQDQGIVAAPDSYANTSVPNQELVRVLPEWCLPQTTAWLVFPGRRLMPTKTRVFIDFLETHLKAFA; encoded by the coding sequence ATGCAGATAGAACCTAACGACCTGTGGCTATTCGCCAAAATTGCCGATGCCGGCAGTTTTTCTAAAGCCGGCGAATTGCTGGGCTTGCCCAAATCTACCCTGTCGCGACGTATCAGCAATCTGGAAAAACAGCTGGGCGAACGTCTGCTGCAACGCACCACCCGGCAACTGAATCTAACCGAATTTGGCTTGCGCTTGCTGCAACATGGCCGGCAAGTGGGCGAAGAAATCGAAGCGGCGATGGCCTTGGCGCAACACCGGCAAATCCAGCCTAGCGGTGTGCTGCGCATCTCGATGCCTAACGACTTTGCCAATCTGTTTCTGGCGCCCTTGCTGGCCAAATTCAGCGATACCTACCCGGCCATTGCCTTAGAAATCGATCTATCCGCGCGGCGGGTGGATTTGCTTAGCGAGAGTATTGATTTGGCGATTCGGATGGGCGATCTGCCTGACGACGCCACCTTAACGGCCAAGCGCCTGAACCTGCAAACCTGGGGTTTGTATGCGTCCCAAGCCTATTTGCATAAACGCGGCACACCTAAGCATCCTGAAGAATTATTAGCACACGATGCCCTCAGCCTGCTAGCCGGCAATCGGGAAGCGCCGGCCTGGCGTTTGACGAGGGGCGAACAACAATGGCTGGGCATGCCGCCGGTACGCATTAAAGCCAACTCGCCGGAATTATTGGTCAAACTGGCCATGCAGGACCAAGGCATCGTCGCCGCGCCGGACTCTTACGCCAACACTTCCGTGCCGAACCAGGAACTGGTGCGCGTGCTGCCGGAATGGTGCTTGCCGCAAACCACGGCTTGGCTGGTGTTCCCCGGCCGACGTTTGATGCCGACCAAAACCCGGGTGTTTATCGATTTTTTGGAAACGCATTTAAAAGCCTTTGCATGA